A genomic window from Haliaeetus albicilla chromosome 10, bHalAlb1.1, whole genome shotgun sequence includes:
- the RNF185 gene encoding E3 ubiquitin-protein ligase RNF185 yields the protein MASKGPTTSTSTKNSSTGGTSGSSSSNGAGDNANQDNTFECNICLDTAKDAVISLCGHLFCWPCLHQWLETRPNRQVCPVCKAGISRDKVIPLYGRGSTGQQDPREKTPPRPQGQRPEPENRGGFQGFGFGDGGFQMSFGIGAFPFGIFATAFNINDGRPPPAVPGTPQYVDEQFLSRLFLFVALVIMFWLLIA from the exons ATGGCAAGCAAAGGACCCACAACTTCTACATCAACAAAGAACTCTAGTACTGGAGGGACCAGTGGCAGCAGTAGCAGTAATGGTGCTGGGGACAATGCTAATCAGGACAACACTTTTGAATGTAACATATGTTTAGACACTGCCAAGGATGCAGTTATCAGCTTGTGTGGACATCTCTTCTG TTGGCCTTGTTTACACCAG TGGCTAGAGACCAGGCCAAACAGACAAGTGTGTCCTGTATGCAAAGCAGGAATCAGTCGAGATAAAGTTATTCCTCTGTATGGAAGAGGTAGCACTGGGCAACAGGACCCCAG AGAGAAAACTCCGCCACGACCCCAAGGACAGAGACCTGAACCAGAGAACAGAGGG GGATTCCAGGGCTTTGGGTTTGGGGATGGTGGCTTCCAAATGTCATTCGGCATTGGGGCGTTTCCCTTTGGtatatttgcaacagctttcaacATAAACGACGGGCGACCTCCTCCAG CTGTTCCAGGGACTCCTCAATATGTGGACGAGCAGTTCCTATCCCGCCTTTTCCTGTTTGTGGCTCTGGTGATAATGTTCTGGCTGTTGATTGCATAA
- the C10H12orf43 gene encoding protein CUSTOS, with protein MAAPRDGSGLDTDTDTDSDSSGEAAARFREAAWDCVAQAAVAVEPRRGGFKKDRLQPAQPSLRREVNGHDEDGNELQTTPEFRAHVAKKLGAMLDGFITVLKDSSGPSQTSVQQSDSADDGFRLFSSSVPGDCGKLEPCPAVRRRQPSSSSDVDSDQEWQRYQEAAVSATDILKQSAFPAPSQDPSQDQSQGYVEHSQKKKKKKKIRGENNIKEKIIDPAECDQICKDLPRLVSANGQHERQDSSHTENSLLPGVVKKKKKKKKRE; from the exons ATGGCGGCGCCCAGGGATGGCTCGGGCCTggacacggacacggacacggacTCGGACAGCAGCGGCGAGGCGGCAGCGCGGTTCCGAGAGGCCGCCTGGGACTGCGTTGCGCAGGCGGCGGTGGCGGTGGAGCCGCGCCGCG GTGGCTTTAAAAAGGATCGGTTACAGCCCGCTCAGCCTAGCCTaag GCGTGAGGTGAACGGTCATGATGAGGATGGAAATGAGCTACAGACGACACCAGAGTTCAGAGCACATGTTGCAAAGAAACTGGGAGCAATGCTAGATGG TTTCATCACTGTCTTGAAGGACTCATCAGGACCTTCACAAACTTCTGTGCAACAGTCTGACTCTGCAGATGATG GTTTTCgcctcttctcttcctctgtccCCGGAGACTGTGGGAAATTGGAGCCTTGCCCTGCAGTAAGGAGGAGACAGCCATCTAGCTCCAG TGACGTGGACAGTGACCAAGAGTGGCAAAGGTACCAGGAGGCTGCAGTGTCAGCCACAGACATTCTGAAGCAAAGTGCTTTTCCTGCACCGTCCCAGGATCCCAGCCAGGATCAGAGTCAGGGTTATGTAGAgcacagccagaaaaaaaagaagaaaaagaaaattagggGAGAGAACaatattaaagagaaaataatagaCCCAGCAGAGTGTGACCAGATCTGCAAAGATTTGCCACGGTTGGTGTCTGCAAATGGACAGCATGAGAGACAGGACAGCAGTCATACAGAGAACTCACTGTTGCCAGGAgttgtgaagaagaaaaagaagaagaaaaaaagagaatga